In Bacillus sp. NP247, one DNA window encodes the following:
- the spoVAC gene encoding stage V sporulation protein AC: MSSKDKNLTPVQQEYKKFEQQREPKRPVLKNCIKAFFVGGLICLIGQLISTFYITYFDFTERSAGNPTVATLIFISMLLTGFGVYDRLGQFAGAGTAVPVTGFGNSVIAACIEHRTEGFVLGVGGNMFKLAGSVILFGVFSAFVIALIKTILFQWGGL; this comes from the coding sequence ATGTCTAGTAAAGATAAAAACTTAACACCTGTACAACAAGAATATAAAAAATTCGAACAACAGCGCGAACCGAAGCGTCCCGTTTTAAAAAATTGTATTAAAGCTTTTTTCGTCGGAGGATTAATTTGTCTAATAGGCCAACTGATTTCCACTTTTTATATTACCTATTTTGATTTCACTGAACGCTCTGCCGGGAATCCTACCGTTGCAACTCTTATTTTTATCTCCATGCTACTGACGGGATTTGGCGTCTACGATCGCCTTGGACAATTCGCTGGTGCTGGTACCGCAGTTCCCGTTACTGGATTTGGTAACTCTGTTATTGCCGCATGTATTGAACACCGTACAGAAGGCTTCGTTCTCGGTGTTGGTGGTAACATGTTTAAACTAGCAGGATCGGTCATCTTATTTGGCGTATTTTCAGCTTTCGTCATCGCTCTTATTAAAACGATTCTCTTTCAATGGGGAGGGCTGTAA
- the rpoN gene encoding RNA polymerase factor sigma-54, protein MKASLLQEQSLRLAMTQELRQAITMLQYNVQELSEFLYEQSLENPLIELGGFEREKKKSSNTSKSTSKQVENQMEIYSVDSTTIQQHLLNQLQYYKIDEEERKAASFIIMNMDGNGYLQETNEELSELLSAPIDVVDRSIELVQSLEPAGVGARNIQECLSIQLKRLQRRNGLAEEIIDDHFNYFVKKDWRKLVQAMKCTNEELQDAVNCITSLQPKPGLAFSSDKPLYIVPDMAVKKDGDHLVLQMNERNMPRIEIHSEYSALLNNSESEVASYVSEKYQHVQWIMRSLKQRKQTLLQVMNIIMEKQHDFFWRGPEYLKPLALKEVAEELGVHESTISRATRNKYVQTPHGLFEMKSFFSNSISTTEDEAVSTKRVKQFIQTLVGAENKKKPLSDQKISKLLEEEHEIVISRRTVAKYREQMHIPASSLRKTIG, encoded by the coding sequence TTGAAGGCAAGTCTTTTACAAGAACAAAGCTTACGTTTGGCAATGACACAAGAGTTAAGGCAAGCGATTACAATGCTCCAGTATAATGTACAAGAATTATCGGAGTTTTTATATGAGCAATCGTTAGAGAATCCCCTTATTGAGTTAGGTGGTTTTGAGAGGGAGAAGAAAAAGAGCTCTAACACAAGTAAAAGTACCAGCAAACAAGTCGAGAATCAAATGGAAATCTACAGTGTGGATTCTACAACGATTCAGCAACATTTATTAAATCAACTCCAGTATTATAAAATAGATGAAGAAGAGCGAAAAGCAGCTTCTTTCATTATTATGAACATGGATGGAAATGGCTATTTACAAGAAACAAATGAAGAGCTATCAGAGCTTCTTTCTGCGCCAATCGATGTAGTGGACCGTTCCATAGAGCTTGTTCAATCGTTAGAGCCAGCAGGGGTAGGTGCGCGTAATATTCAGGAATGTCTATCAATCCAATTGAAGCGCTTACAAAGAAGGAATGGGTTGGCGGAAGAAATTATAGATGATCATTTTAATTATTTCGTTAAGAAAGATTGGCGAAAGCTTGTTCAAGCTATGAAGTGTACCAACGAGGAATTACAGGATGCGGTGAACTGTATTACATCATTACAGCCGAAACCAGGTCTTGCATTTTCTTCGGATAAACCACTTTATATCGTGCCTGATATGGCGGTAAAAAAAGATGGCGATCATCTCGTTTTACAGATGAATGAGAGAAATATGCCGAGAATTGAAATTCACTCTGAGTATAGTGCGTTACTAAATAATAGTGAAAGTGAAGTGGCTTCTTACGTATCGGAGAAGTATCAGCATGTGCAATGGATTATGCGCAGTTTGAAACAGAGAAAACAAACACTCTTACAAGTGATGAATATTATTATGGAAAAACAGCATGATTTCTTCTGGAGAGGTCCAGAGTATTTAAAACCACTTGCTTTAAAAGAGGTGGCGGAAGAGTTAGGTGTGCATGAGTCTACAATTAGTCGTGCAACGCGTAATAAATATGTGCAAACGCCGCATGGTTTATTTGAGATGAAATCGTTCTTTAGTAATTCTATTTCTACGACGGAAGATGAGGCGGTTTCTACAAAGCGTGTGAAACAATTCATTCAAACGCTTGTTGGAGCAGAAAATAAGAAAAAGCCACTTTCGGATCAAAAGATTTCAAAATTATTAGAAGAAGAGCATGAAATCGTTATTTCTCGCAGAACGGTTGCGAAATATAGAGAACAAATGCATATTCCCGCTTCGTCTCTAAGAAAAACAATTGGATAG
- a CDS encoding glutaredoxin family protein, which yields MKVVLYTKKDCGLCVKAKQILKEVQCEYSFQIEEIDIYEDNDLLEKYHLMIPVVEIGGRQVEYGNIHKGVIINYINNAVKS from the coding sequence ATGAAAGTTGTACTATATACAAAAAAAGATTGTGGTCTTTGCGTGAAGGCGAAACAAATTTTAAAGGAAGTACAATGTGAATATTCTTTTCAAATTGAGGAAATAGATATATATGAAGATAATGACCTTTTAGAGAAATACCATCTAATGATTCCTGTTGTAGAAATAGGCGGAAGACAAGTAGAATATGGTAACATTCACAAAGGTGTCATAATAAACTATATAAACAATGCAGTTAAGAGTTGA
- the gpmI gene encoding 2,3-bisphosphoglycerate-independent phosphoglycerate mutase codes for MRKPTALIILDGFGLREETYGNAVAQAKKPNFDGYWNKFPHTTLTACGEEVGLPAGQMGNSEVGHLNIGAGRIVYQSLTRVNVAIREGEFDQNETFQNAIKSVKEKGTALHLFGLLSDGGVHSHMNHMFALLRLAAKEGVEKVYIHAFLDGRDVGPQTAKGYIDATNAVIKETGVGQFATISGRYYSMDRDKRWDRVEKCYRAMVNGEGPTYKSAEECVEDSYANGIYDEFVLPSVIVNEDDTPVATINDDDAVIFYNFRPDRAIQIARVFTNEDFREFDRGEKVPHIPEFVCMTHFSETVDGYVAFKPMNLDNTLGEVVAQAGLKQLRIAETEKYPHVTFFFSGGREAEFPGEERILINSPKVATYDLKPEMSIYEVTDALVNEIENDKHDVIILNFANCDMVGHSGMMEPTIKAVEATDECLGKVVEAILAKDGVALITADHGNADQELTAEGGPMTAHTTNPVPFIVTKNDVELREGGILGDIAPTMLTLLNVEQPKEMTGKTIIK; via the coding sequence ATGAGAAAGCCAACAGCTTTAATCATTCTTGATGGTTTCGGACTACGTGAAGAAACTTACGGGAATGCTGTAGCACAAGCTAAGAAACCTAATTTTGATGGTTACTGGAACAAATTCCCTCACACAACGCTTACAGCTTGTGGTGAGGAAGTAGGTCTTCCAGCAGGTCAAATGGGTAACTCTGAGGTTGGTCACTTAAATATCGGCGCAGGCCGCATAGTATATCAAAGCTTAACACGCGTAAACGTTGCAATTCGTGAAGGTGAGTTCGATCAGAACGAAACTTTCCAAAATGCAATTAAAAGCGTGAAAGAAAAAGGTACTGCTCTTCATTTATTCGGTTTACTTTCTGATGGTGGTGTGCACAGTCACATGAACCATATGTTTGCTCTTCTTCGCTTAGCAGCAAAAGAAGGTGTGGAGAAAGTTTATATCCATGCATTCTTAGACGGCCGCGATGTTGGACCACAAACAGCAAAAGGTTATATCGATGCAACAAATGCAGTAATTAAAGAAACAGGAGTAGGACAATTCGCGACTATCTCTGGTCGTTATTACTCCATGGACCGTGACAAGCGTTGGGATCGCGTAGAAAAATGTTACCGTGCTATGGTGAATGGTGAAGGCCCTACTTATAAATCGGCAGAAGAGTGTGTAGAAGACTCTTATGCAAATGGTATCTATGATGAATTCGTATTGCCGTCTGTAATTGTTAACGAAGATGACACGCCAGTTGCAACAATCAATGATGATGATGCAGTTATCTTCTATAACTTCCGTCCAGACCGTGCAATTCAAATTGCTCGTGTATTTACAAACGAAGACTTCCGTGAGTTCGATCGTGGTGAAAAAGTACCTCACATTCCTGAATTCGTTTGTATGACACATTTCAGTGAAACTGTAGATGGTTACGTGGCATTTAAGCCAATGAACCTTGATAACACATTAGGTGAAGTTGTTGCGCAAGCGGGATTAAAGCAACTTCGCATCGCGGAAACTGAAAAGTATCCGCACGTTACATTCTTCTTTAGCGGTGGTCGTGAGGCTGAATTCCCAGGAGAAGAGCGTATTTTAATTAACTCACCGAAGGTTGCAACGTATGACTTGAAACCTGAAATGAGCATTTATGAAGTAACGGACGCTTTAGTAAATGAAATCGAAAATGATAAACATGATGTTATCATTCTTAACTTTGCAAACTGTGATATGGTTGGCCATTCTGGGATGATGGAACCAACAATTAAAGCAGTAGAAGCAACTGACGAATGTTTAGGAAAAGTTGTAGAAGCGATTCTTGCAAAAGATGGTGTAGCACTTATTACTGCTGACCATGGTAATGCCGATCAGGAGTTAACTGCTGAAGGTGGCCCAATGACAGCTCATACAACTAACCCGGTTCCTTTCATCGTTACAAAAAATGATGTAGAGCTTCGTGAAGGTGGTATTTTAGGAGATATTGCCCCAACAATGCTTACACTTTTAAATGTGGAACAACCGAAAGAAATGACAGGTAAAACAATTATTAAATAA
- the gap gene encoding type I glyceraldehyde-3-phosphate dehydrogenase: protein MTKIGINGFGRIGRNVFRAALNNSEVEVVAINDLTDAKTLAHLLKYDTVHGTLNAEVSANENSIVVNGKEIKVIAERDPAQLPWSDYGVEVVVESTGRFTKKSDAEKHLGGSVKKVIISAPASDEDITVVMGVNHEQYDAANHNVVSNASCTTNCLAPFAKVLNEKFGVKRGMMTTIHSYTNDQQILDLPHKDLRRARAAAENMIPTSTGAAKAVALVLPELKGKLNGGAVRVPTANVSLVDLVVELDKEVTVEDVNAAFKAASEGELKGILGYSEEPLVSIDYNGCTASSTIDALSTMVMEGNMVKVLSWYDNETGYSNRVVDLAAYMTSKGL from the coding sequence ATGACTAAAATTGGTATTAATGGATTTGGACGTATCGGACGTAACGTATTCCGCGCAGCTCTTAACAACTCTGAGGTAGAAGTAGTAGCAATCAACGACTTAACAGATGCTAAAACATTAGCTCACCTTTTAAAATATGATACAGTTCACGGAACTTTAAATGCAGAAGTATCTGCTAACGAAAACAGCATCGTTGTTAACGGTAAAGAAATTAAAGTTATCGCTGAGCGTGACCCAGCTCAATTACCATGGAGCGACTACGGAGTAGAAGTAGTAGTAGAATCTACTGGCCGTTTCACTAAAAAATCAGACGCTGAGAAACACTTAGGTGGATCAGTTAAGAAAGTTATCATCTCAGCTCCAGCTTCTGACGAAGATATCACTGTAGTTATGGGTGTTAACCACGAACAATACGATGCAGCTAACCACAACGTAGTATCTAATGCTTCTTGTACTACAAACTGTCTAGCTCCATTCGCTAAAGTATTAAACGAAAAATTCGGCGTAAAACGCGGAATGATGACAACAATTCACTCTTACACTAACGACCAACAAATCTTAGACTTACCACACAAAGATTTACGTCGTGCTCGTGCAGCAGCTGAAAACATGATCCCAACATCTACTGGTGCTGCTAAAGCTGTAGCATTAGTATTACCAGAACTTAAAGGTAAATTAAACGGCGGCGCTGTACGTGTTCCAACTGCTAACGTTTCTCTTGTTGACTTAGTTGTTGAACTTGACAAAGAAGTAACAGTTGAAGATGTAAACGCAGCATTCAAAGCAGCTTCTGAAGGCGAATTAAAAGGTATCCTTGGATACAGCGAAGAGCCATTAGTATCTATCGACTATAACGGATGTACAGCTTCTTCTACAATCGATGCATTATCTACAATGGTAATGGAAGGTAACATGGTTAAAGTACTTTCTTGGTACGATAACGAAACTGGTTACTCTAACCGCGTAGTAGACCTAGCTGCATACATGACTTCTAAAGGTCTTTAA
- the cggR gene encoding gapA transcriptional regulator CggR, whose protein sequence is MRSWIQNTKKLLPDLLPVMQTRMQVLQYIRLMQPIGRRNLSASLGMTERVLRSEVQVLKEQNLVHVASSGMTLTEEGTALVLALEDFMKEISGLKVLEKQLKETLDLDEVFVVPGDSDESPWVKLEMGRACVTCIKDRLTVNNIVAVAGGTTLAAAADMMQLDCKDLHMLFVPARGGIGEGVELEANTICAKMAQNTMSNYRLLYVPDHVSSEAYASIVTEPSVKEVLELIRSSNIVIHGIGDALTMARRRNTSEADWLKIQASEAVGEAFGYYFNEQGNVVHKVRTVGMQLEDLQHVSHVVAVAGGSSKAKAIQAVIKQGHTSILITDEGAAKQLTKGITL, encoded by the coding sequence ATGCGCTCATGGATTCAGAACACAAAAAAATTATTACCTGATCTGCTACCTGTTATGCAAACGAGAATGCAAGTACTTCAGTACATTAGGCTTATGCAGCCGATTGGGAGAAGAAACTTATCTGCAAGTCTCGGTATGACAGAACGAGTATTGCGAAGTGAAGTTCAAGTTTTGAAAGAACAAAACTTAGTTCACGTCGCTTCTTCTGGAATGACTTTGACAGAAGAAGGAACAGCTTTAGTTCTTGCTTTGGAAGACTTTATGAAAGAAATTTCCGGGTTAAAGGTTTTAGAAAAACAACTTAAGGAAACATTAGACTTGGATGAAGTTTTCGTTGTCCCTGGTGATAGTGATGAATCACCTTGGGTCAAACTGGAGATGGGCCGTGCTTGTGTGACTTGTATAAAAGACCGTCTGACAGTGAATAATATCGTTGCTGTGGCTGGAGGAACTACGCTAGCTGCTGCTGCGGACATGATGCAACTTGATTGCAAAGATTTACATATGCTATTTGTCCCAGCACGTGGTGGAATTGGAGAAGGTGTCGAGTTAGAAGCCAATACCATTTGCGCCAAAATGGCACAAAATACGATGAGTAATTATCGCTTATTGTATGTTCCAGATCACGTTAGTAGCGAAGCATATGCGTCTATTGTAACAGAGCCCTCCGTGAAAGAAGTTCTTGAGTTGATTCGATCTTCCAATATCGTCATTCATGGAATTGGTGATGCGTTAACAATGGCACGTCGCAGAAATACTTCAGAAGCAGATTGGTTAAAGATTCAGGCAAGCGAAGCAGTTGGCGAAGCTTTCGGTTACTACTTTAATGAACAAGGAAATGTTGTTCATAAAGTAAGAACAGTTGGTATGCAACTTGAAGATTTACAACATGTATCTCACGTTGTCGCAGTCGCTGGAGGTTCTTCAAAAGCAAAAGCAATACAGGCTGTAATAAAGCAAGGGCACACTTCAATTCTAATTACAGATGAAGGTGCAGCAAAACAATTAACAAAGGGTATTACCCTTTAA
- the tpiA gene encoding triose-phosphate isomerase, which translates to MRKPIIAGNWKMNKTLSEAVSFVEEVKGQIPAASAVDAVVCSPALFLERLVANTEGTDLQVGAQNMHFEKNGAFTGEISPVALSDLKVGYIVLGHSERREMFAETDESVNKKTLAAFEHGLTPIVCCGETLEERESGKTFDLVAGQVTKALAGLTEEQVKATVIAYEPIWAIGTGKSSSSADANEVCAHIRKVVAEAVSPEAAEAVRIQYGGSVKPENIKEYMAQSDIDGALVGGASLEPASFLGLLGAVK; encoded by the coding sequence ATGCGTAAACCAATTATCGCAGGTAACTGGAAAATGAATAAAACTCTATCTGAAGCAGTTAGCTTCGTAGAGGAAGTTAAAGGTCAAATCCCAGCAGCTTCAGCTGTTGATGCAGTAGTTTGCTCTCCAGCTCTATTCTTAGAGCGCTTAGTAGCGAATACTGAAGGAACTGACTTACAAGTAGGTGCACAAAACATGCACTTCGAAAAAAATGGTGCATTCACTGGTGAAATTAGCCCAGTAGCACTTAGCGACTTAAAAGTAGGCTACATAGTACTTGGCCACTCTGAGCGTCGTGAAATGTTTGCTGAAACAGACGAGTCAGTAAACAAAAAGACTCTTGCAGCATTTGAACATGGTTTAACACCAATCGTTTGTTGTGGTGAGACTTTAGAAGAGCGCGAAAGCGGAAAAACATTTGATCTAGTAGCAGGTCAAGTGACAAAAGCACTTGCAGGTTTAACAGAAGAGCAAGTTAAAGCAACTGTTATCGCTTATGAGCCAATCTGGGCTATCGGTACAGGTAAATCTTCTTCTTCTGCAGATGCAAATGAAGTATGTGCGCACATCCGTAAAGTTGTTGCAGAAGCTGTTTCTCCAGAAGCTGCAGAAGCTGTTCGTATTCAATACGGCGGTAGCGTAAAACCAGAAAACATTAAAGAGTATATGGCACAATCTGACATCGACGGCGCTTTAGTTGGCGGTGCTAGCTTAGAGCCTGCTTCGTTCTTAGGTCTTCTGGGGGCGGTAAAATGA
- a CDS encoding YhcN/YlaJ family sporulation lipoprotein, whose product MRKLGIITALFMLLFGSLTGCDNSPLDKKVKKEEAKRTEEDKGPKLTKMSTESFNQSISQEAKKKALAIEGIIEATAVNTNLDLYIAVKPEHHERFSLKPLRSKLKKKLSDENPTFDIRVSTDKKIFMLIEELENKIKKKKVSKDGIKKQLKLIQSEMGSNI is encoded by the coding sequence ATGCGAAAACTTGGAATCATAACCGCGTTATTTATGCTCCTATTCGGTTCACTTACCGGATGTGATAATAGCCCGTTAGATAAAAAGGTAAAAAAAGAAGAAGCAAAACGAACGGAAGAAGACAAGGGCCCTAAGTTAACAAAAATGAGTACAGAATCCTTTAATCAATCTATATCGCAAGAAGCTAAGAAAAAAGCTCTCGCTATAGAGGGAATTATAGAAGCTACCGCCGTTAATACAAATTTAGATCTTTACATAGCCGTCAAGCCTGAACATCACGAAAGATTTAGTTTAAAACCTTTACGAAGTAAATTAAAAAAGAAGCTAAGTGATGAAAACCCTACTTTCGATATTCGTGTAAGTACAGACAAAAAGATCTTTATGCTCATAGAAGAACTTGAAAACAAAATTAAGAAAAAGAAAGTAAGTAAAGATGGCATCAAAAAACAATTGAAACTCATTCAATCGGAAATGGGATCTAATATTTAA
- a CDS encoding phosphoglycerate kinase produces MNKKSIRDVDLKGKRVFCRVDFNVPMKEGKITDETRIRAALPTIQYLIEQGAKVILASHLGRPKGQAVEELRLTPVAARLGELLGKDVKKADEAFGPVAQEMVAAMNEGDVLVLENVRFYAGEEKNDAELAKEFAALADIFVNDAFGAAHRAHASTAGIADYLPAVSGLLMEKELDVLGKALSNPERPFTAIIGGAKVKDKIGVIRHLLDKVDNLIIGGGLAYTFVKALGHEIGLSLCENDKIELAKEFMQLAKEKGVNFYMPVDVVITEEFSETATTQIVGIDSIPSTWEGVDIGPKTREIYADVIKNSKLVVWNGPMGVFEMTPFAEGTKAVGQALADAEDTYSVIGGGDSAAAVEKFGMADKMSHISTGGGASLEFMEGKELPGVVCLNDK; encoded by the coding sequence ATGAACAAAAAATCAATTCGTGACGTAGATTTAAAAGGTAAGCGTGTATTTTGCCGCGTTGATTTCAACGTACCTATGAAAGAAGGCAAAATTACAGATGAAACTCGTATCCGTGCAGCTCTTCCTACAATTCAATATTTAATAGAGCAAGGTGCGAAAGTAATTTTAGCAAGTCATTTAGGCCGTCCAAAAGGTCAAGCAGTAGAAGAATTACGTCTTACTCCAGTAGCAGCACGTTTAGGCGAGCTTCTTGGTAAAGATGTTAAAAAAGCGGACGAAGCATTCGGACCAGTTGCACAAGAAATGGTTGCAGCAATGAACGAAGGCGACGTATTAGTTCTTGAAAACGTACGTTTCTATGCGGGCGAAGAAAAGAACGATGCAGAACTTGCGAAAGAATTTGCAGCTCTTGCTGATATCTTCGTAAACGATGCATTCGGTGCAGCTCACCGTGCTCACGCTTCTACAGCAGGAATCGCAGACTACCTACCAGCAGTATCTGGTTTATTAATGGAAAAAGAGTTAGATGTATTAGGTAAAGCACTTTCTAACCCAGAACGTCCATTCACAGCTATCATCGGTGGTGCGAAAGTAAAAGATAAAATCGGTGTAATTCGTCATCTATTAGACAAAGTAGATAACTTAATCATCGGTGGCGGACTTGCTTACACATTCGTTAAAGCTTTAGGTCATGAAATTGGTCTATCTCTATGTGAAAACGACAAAATTGAACTAGCTAAAGAATTTATGCAACTTGCAAAAGAAAAAGGCGTAAACTTCTACATGCCAGTTGATGTTGTAATCACAGAGGAATTCTCTGAAACTGCAACAACTCAAATCGTTGGTATCGACTCTATCCCTTCTACATGGGAAGGCGTGGACATCGGTCCTAAAACACGTGAAATTTATGCAGATGTAATTAAAAACTCTAAGCTTGTTGTATGGAATGGACCAATGGGTGTATTCGAAATGACTCCATTCGCAGAAGGTACAAAAGCAGTAGGGCAAGCATTAGCAGATGCAGAAGATACATACTCTGTTATCGGCGGTGGTGACTCTGCAGCAGCTGTTGAAAAATTCGGTATGGCTGATAAAATGAGCCACATTTCTACTGGCGGCGGTGCGTCATTAGAATTCATGGAAGGTAAAGAACTTCCAGGTGTAGTTTGTCTTAACGACAAATAA
- a CDS encoding DUF1657 domain-containing protein, with amino-acid sequence MTVITKLKQTVSGLKSAQASLEGFALDTDNQQAKQLFQTAAQQTQTIIDSLNPRVEEVQQEEPQYTQQ; translated from the coding sequence ATGACTGTAATTACAAAACTTAAGCAAACTGTTTCTGGATTAAAAAGTGCACAAGCTAGCTTAGAGGGATTCGCTCTTGATACGGATAACCAACAAGCAAAGCAACTTTTCCAAACAGCTGCGCAGCAAACACAAACAATTATTGATTCTTTAAACCCACGTGTTGAAGAAGTCCAGCAAGAAGAACCACAATACACACAGCAATAA
- a CDS encoding cytoplasmic protein encodes MAKAKESDLTEKLAEGQRQYGDGNFTIQNIGDETNPNWTVVKNVRKGSAGIREEEDILRLRSKYIK; translated from the coding sequence ATGGCGAAAGCAAAAGAGAGTGATTTAACGGAGAAATTGGCAGAAGGTCAACGACAATATGGTGACGGCAACTTTACAATACAGAACATCGGTGATGAAACTAACCCGAATTGGACTGTCGTAAAAAATGTGAGGAAGGGATCAGCAGGCATTCGCGAAGAGGAAGATATATTAAGGCTGCGATCAAAATATATAAAATAG